ACAGGAAAATCCGGCCCAGTCTATTTACACTATGAACTTCCATGAGGTTCAGAAATATTTAGTAGATACATATCACGATGCCCAGACTCATGTGTTAATGGTAAACGGGGCATGGTGGAACAAGCAGGACGACGCAACAAAAGCCATTATTACAGAGGCAGAAATTGCAGCCAGAAAGGTGTTGGATGAAGAACTGCCAGGATATACACAAGATTGCATTGACAAAATGGTGGAAGCAGGCAGTATATACCATGCGTTGACAGATGAACAGGTAAAGGAGTTTAAGGAGGCTACTTCAGTAGTTTACGACGAGTTTTTAACTACAGACTGGAGAAAGGGATATATTCCAAGACTTCAGGAGGCATTTGATCAGGCAGTTGCCGCAAAACAGTAAATCATAGCTGGAGGAGGATTTATATGGCTGTAATTTTGAAAACCATTGTAAAGGTAGAAAAAGTCATATTGGGGTGTTTTATTTTGCTGGCAACAGGGATTATTGCATATGACGTAATTGCCAGAAGATTAGGGGTAGCTCCCTCCTGGGGCGAGGAAATTGTCCGCTATATGATGATATGGATTACATTTTTAGGAAGCGCCCTCTGTTTCAGAAGAGGAGCCCATTTTGGAATTGATGTAATCAGAAGAGTGCCTGGAGAAAAATTTCAGAAGTTTGTTTCCCTGTTTGTAATCTTGACAGGGGCTGTATTTTCAGGATTTTTACTATATTACGGATGGAAGTATACTTCCTTTGCATATTTTTCAAACCAGAAAACACCGGCTCTTGGCTGGCCTATTTTCCTGGTATATATGAGCGTCCCTGTGGGAGCGTTTTTGTCGGAGGTTCATTTGCTGGAAGTATTTTTAAATGATGTATTGGGAATCTATAAAATTCAGGAATAAAGAGGGGAGGAATTGAAAATGGTGCCAATATTACTAGTATGCTTGCTTGTGCTGTTTATCAGCAGCGCGCCGATTATGGTGGCTCTTGGTCTGTCAGGTTTCTTTTCTCTGATTTTTGGCTCAGATGTAGACGCCATGATTATTGTACAAAGATTAATTGGAGGAATTGACTCCTTTGCTTTAATGGCTCTTCCGTTTTTCATTTTCGCCGCTAACCTGATGGACAGTGGGGGACTGTCTAAACGGCTTTTAGACTGGGCCAGAGCGTTAATCGGCCACGTGTGCGGAGGAATCGCGGCCTCCACCCAGCTGGCCAGCATGTTCTTCGGAGCCTTGTCAGGCTCCAGCCCGGCTACCATTATTGCCATTGGAAAGCTGATGTACCCAGAACTGCAGGAAAGAAAATATCCTAAAAAATTTATTGCAGGGCTTTTGGCTTCCTCTGGATCTGTAGCTTTAGTAATCCCGCCCAGCGTTACCATTATTGTATTCTGCGTGACTACTGGAGTATCTGTAGGAAAATGCTTTATGGCGGGAATTACAGCGGGAATTATTTTAGGAATCAGTAGCTTAGTTTATATTTATTTCTTTGCCAAAAAGCACAACCTGCCTAGAGATAAAAAGGCCACTGGGAAAGAGCTGTTTATTGCTACAAAGCGTGCGGCTGCAGCCTTAATGGTTCCGGTGATAATTTTAGGCGGTATTTATTCTGGCCTCTGCACTCCTACAGAGTCTGCGGCAGTGTCTGCAGTATATGCTTTGCTAATCGGAATGTTTGTATATAAAGAGCTGACCTTAAAACGTCTTTGGCAGGTGGCTGTAGAATCAGCGATTTCCTGCGCCCAGGTATTAGTGCTGATTTCTGCCGCTACTGTACTGGCATGGATTCTTACAGTAAGCCAGGTGTCCACAATGGTTACAAATACGCTTTTGGCAGGAGTAACATCTAAATTTACATTCCTTTTAATCTTAAACCTGATTCTTTTAGTTATGGGAATGTTTATGGACGGCTCTGCAGCAATTTTAATTATTGCTCCATTAGTATTTAACATGGGAGTCAGCCTTGGAGTGGACGGGGTACATATGTGTATTGTTATGATTTCCAACTTAGCCTTAGGCATGTACACCCCGCCATTTGGAATGAACCTGTTTGTCACCAATTCTATTACCAAAATGGATATGATGGATATGCTGCCTGGAGTGTGGCCGTTTTTAGTGGCAAACCTGATCAGCATGTTAATTATTACTTATTGCCCTGATCTGATTATGTTGCTGCCTAATCTGGTGGGATAGAGGAAACAGAAAAACCGCAAAAATGGAGGATTCAAATATGTTAGAAAACAGAAATCAGGAGGCTATCTGCAGAAGACTGCAGGAATCTATGGAAAAATTTGGCTTAGACGCCATGATTATTACTTCTCCGGAGGCGATTTTTTACTGCACCGGTTTTGCCAGCCAGTTTTTATATTTATCAAATCAAATTGGTTTAACAGCCGCTATTGTTCCTAAAGAGGGGAAGATAACATTAATCTGCAATGAGTTTGAAAAGCAGGCCGCCGTTTCCTCCTGCAGGGATATTCACATTGTTACATATCCTGTTTGGATTTATATTGAGGATTACGCCAAAGAGGACGAGGAGGATAAACCGGCTCAGCCTGACTTAAACAGAACCTTCCGGATGGCGGCTGAGGTCGTTCTGTCTAAATACAAAAATCCTAAGGTGGGAGTGGAAAGCGAAGTAATCTCCCACACAAAATGGGATTTCTTACAAAGCGTATTTCCCGGAGAAAACCTTACAGACTGTTCCGGCGCATTAGTGGAAGCCAGAATGATAAAGACTCCCTGGGAGATTCAGGTATTAAGAAAAGCGGCAGAAATATCAGAGGTGGCAATGTACAAAACTGCAAGGGAATGTGTGCCTGGAATGACAGAAGCAGATATTATGATGCTGTTTAAAAATAATTGCCAGAATCAGTCAGAGGATGTAATGTGCGCCCTTCAGGCACACACCATAGGCGCTGATTTTGCCCCTGCAGTAGTGCCCCGCCATAACAGAATAAAATTAGGAGACATTGTGCGGTTAGACGGAGGGCCTATGTACTGCGGATATGGAGCGGACTTAGCCAGAACCTTTGCCGTGGGAAATAAAACAGAGAAGAAAAGAGAAGAAATATATGCCTCCCTGTGGAAGGGAGTAGAATGCGCCAGAAAGCTGTTAGGGCCTGGGGTGCCAATGAATGTAGTGTTCCAGGAGATTCAGAATACAATTAAGGCAGAGATTAAAGGTTATAAAAGAGGCCATCACGGCCACTCTATTGGGTGCAACCGTTTTACAGAGGAAGCTCCTTTTATCGGCGGAGCAGAAACCAGAACGTTCCAGCCGGGAATGGTATTTTGCCTGGAGATGCCTTATTACAGCAGCAAAAATCACAGCTATAACATTGAAGACACCTTCCTGATTACAGAAGACGGATGTGAATTCTTTACACATCCTAATGAATCCTTATATTTACAGTAGGAGGGGCCTATGAAGTACAATAAAGAATACTTTGACCATTATACGGAAAGAAGAGGCACCAGAAGTATAAAATGGGACGGCTGCAATAAAAAGTTTGGGGTGGACCCTGACGTGGAAATGATACCTATGTGGATTGCCGACATGGATTTTAAATGCCCTGAGGAGGTAATAGAAGCCGTCACCAAAAAGGCCAGGGAAGGCATATACGGATACAGCACCAGGGAGGACAGCTTTTTTGAAGCTATTGCTAAATGGGTGGAAAAGCGTTATCTTTGGAAGGTAGAAAAAGACTGGATTATATTTACTCCAGGCGTTATTCCAGGCTTTACTGTGGCGATTCAAACATTTACTCAGCCGGGAGACGGAATTATTGTGCAGACTCCGGTTTATTATCCGTTTATGGACGGGGTAAAAAATAACGGGAGAACGCTGGTGGAAAATGTGCTGATAGAAAAAGACGGAGTATATACAATGGATTTTCAGGACCTGGAAGAAAAGGCTAAGAATCCTTTCAATAAGCTGTTGATTCTATCGAATCCACATAATCCTGTAGGCAGGTGCTGGACAAAGGAAGAGCTGGAGCGCCTGGGAAATATTTGTGCGGACAACGGCGTATTAGTGGTGTCAGACGAGATTCACGGCGATTTAATTATGGAAGGGTATTCCCACTGCGCCATGTCTGGAATATCTGAAAAAATAAAAAATAATACCATTACTAATTATGCTCCAAGCAAAACCTTTAATCTGGCCGGACTGCAGACTGCATATACCATTATTCCAAATGACAGCATCAGAGAAAAATTTCAGAAAGGCCTAAATGCCAACAGAGTCTTTAATATGAACTGGTTCGGCCCTGTGGCCTTGGAAACAGCATATGAGAAATGCCAGGGATATGTAGAAGCCCTGTGTGAGTATTTAAAAGAAAATCTGGATTATATGGAAGCCTATATTAAAGAATATATTCCTCAGATAAAAATGATACGCCCTGAAGGCACGTATTTAGTGTGGCTGGATTTCAGAAAAACAGGAATGACAGCAGAAGAAATTGAGGACTTTGTAGTGAACAAAGCTTATATAGGAGCAGATTTAGGCAGCTGGTTTGGAAAACCGGGAGAAGGGTTTATCCGCTTAAACATTGCCTGCCCCAGATGTATTCTGGAAAAAGCAATGGAAAGACTGAAAAACAGTTTTTGTGAAAACTAAAAAAGAGATAAAAAAAGAGACTGCAAACCAATGTTAGAAGGAACCCCTTCCATGGATTTTGCAGTCTCCCTTTTTGTTTGGCAATGATTGAAAATTACTGACCGTTGTACATGTACTGAATCAGACGTTCAATATCTTCTTTGTCGTGAGCAACTAAATCTAACTCATTAATAAATCCGTTGGAAAAAATAGTTGCCATAGATAAATACTGGCTCAGCTTAGATTTTAAATTGATTCTGTCGCCCTCTGGGGAAACAAGCTCAACAACACCTTTACACTCGTCAATTACTTTAAAGAACTTATCTACATCTGTGATATTCTGAATTTTCATAATAAATACTCCTTTCTTTTCATAGAAAGCTGGTTAACTTTTTGACAATATCATTATATCAAAGGAGGGATAAGAAAGCAATTAGCAATAATATGAGAAAAACCTGTGAGATTCCTTTGTTATCACTGACAAATGTAATAATTTTCCAAGGCTTTAAGAGTACATCTTACTGTGCTTATTTCTGATATCTTCCAATAAAAGAGAGGATACATGAAGACCGCCCCTGCCTGTTCCAAGGTCAATATCAGGTTTGTTTTTGCCGTGAAAATCAGAACCGCCGGTGGGAAGCAGCTGGTATTTTACGGCCATTTCTTTTAGCTTCATGCTTTCATATTGGTTATTGGAGGAGTGATAGACTTCCAGCCCGGCCAGTCCCAGCTCCTTTAAATGCGCCACCAGGCCATTTAATTCCTCTGTGCCGAATTTATATTGAAGGGGATGGGCCAAGGCCGGAAACGCGCGGCATTCTTTTAAAAGCTTTAAAGCCAGCTCCGGAGAAAAGGTTTCCTTTTTGGGACAGTATTTTCCCCCTGTCTGGAGATATTTTTTAAAAGCCTGGGCCATGTTGGAAACA
The window above is part of the Lachnoclostridium edouardi genome. Proteins encoded here:
- a CDS encoding TRAP transporter small permease; translation: MAVILKTIVKVEKVILGCFILLATGIIAYDVIARRLGVAPSWGEEIVRYMMIWITFLGSALCFRRGAHFGIDVIRRVPGEKFQKFVSLFVILTGAVFSGFLLYYGWKYTSFAYFSNQKTPALGWPIFLVYMSVPVGAFLSEVHLLEVFLNDVLGIYKIQE
- a CDS encoding MalY/PatB family protein, with the translated sequence MKYNKEYFDHYTERRGTRSIKWDGCNKKFGVDPDVEMIPMWIADMDFKCPEEVIEAVTKKAREGIYGYSTREDSFFEAIAKWVEKRYLWKVEKDWIIFTPGVIPGFTVAIQTFTQPGDGIIVQTPVYYPFMDGVKNNGRTLVENVLIEKDGVYTMDFQDLEEKAKNPFNKLLILSNPHNPVGRCWTKEELERLGNICADNGVLVVSDEIHGDLIMEGYSHCAMSGISEKIKNNTITNYAPSKTFNLAGLQTAYTIIPNDSIREKFQKGLNANRVFNMNWFGPVALETAYEKCQGYVEALCEYLKENLDYMEAYIKEYIPQIKMIRPEGTYLVWLDFRKTGMTAEEIEDFVVNKAYIGADLGSWFGKPGEGFIRLNIACPRCILEKAMERLKNSFCEN
- a CDS encoding polya polymerase produces the protein MKIQNITDVDKFFKVIDECKGVVELVSPEGDRINLKSKLSQYLSMATIFSNGFINELDLVAHDKEDIERLIQYMYNGQ
- a CDS encoding TRAP transporter large permease, which codes for MVPILLVCLLVLFISSAPIMVALGLSGFFSLIFGSDVDAMIIVQRLIGGIDSFALMALPFFIFAANLMDSGGLSKRLLDWARALIGHVCGGIAASTQLASMFFGALSGSSPATIIAIGKLMYPELQERKYPKKFIAGLLASSGSVALVIPPSVTIIVFCVTTGVSVGKCFMAGITAGIILGISSLVYIYFFAKKHNLPRDKKATGKELFIATKRAAAALMVPVIILGGIYSGLCTPTESAAVSAVYALLIGMFVYKELTLKRLWQVAVESAISCAQVLVLISAATVLAWILTVSQVSTMVTNTLLAGVTSKFTFLLILNLILLVMGMFMDGSAAILIIAPLVFNMGVSLGVDGVHMCIVMISNLALGMYTPPFGMNLFVTNSITKMDMMDMLPGVWPFLVANLISMLIITYCPDLIMLLPNLVG
- a CDS encoding M24 family metallopeptidase, with the protein product MLENRNQEAICRRLQESMEKFGLDAMIITSPEAIFYCTGFASQFLYLSNQIGLTAAIVPKEGKITLICNEFEKQAAVSSCRDIHIVTYPVWIYIEDYAKEDEEDKPAQPDLNRTFRMAAEVVLSKYKNPKVGVESEVISHTKWDFLQSVFPGENLTDCSGALVEARMIKTPWEIQVLRKAAEISEVAMYKTARECVPGMTEADIMMLFKNNCQNQSEDVMCALQAHTIGADFAPAVVPRHNRIKLGDIVRLDGGPMYCGYGADLARTFAVGNKTEKKREEIYASLWKGVECARKLLGPGVPMNVVFQEIQNTIKAEIKGYKRGHHGHSIGCNRFTEEAPFIGGAETRTFQPGMVFCLEMPYYSSKNHSYNIEDTFLITEDGCEFFTHPNESLYLQ